ACATTACGTTGTTTCTAAGTGCTTTATCGCCGTATTCATCAATGGTACAGATGAATTTTGCGGGGACTCCGGCGTAAACGGAATTTGCAGGCATGGAGGAGCTTAAGACAGAACCTGCGCCCAGAATACAGTTGTCGCCAATTTCCACACCGGGAAGGATCGTGCAGTTGTTGCCGATGAAACAGTTTTTTCCGATTTTAATCCTGCCGAAATTTCTCGCATCAGCATATTTTTCCATCGAGCGGATTACGTACATCGCGCCGTCATGATTGATGAACGTGCAGTTTGCCGTAATTTTCGTGCGGTCTCCAATTTCAATCAGATAAGGTT
The sequence above is a segment of the Chryseobacterium taklimakanense genome. Coding sequences within it:
- a CDS encoding acyltransferase: MNFLYRLFLKLHTLCRNFYDKAYIEVCKARGLKVGQGVIFIEAPKFGSEPYLIEIGDRTKITANCTFINHDGAMYVIRSMEKYADARNFGRIKIGKNCFIGNNCTILPGVEIGDNCILGAGSVLSSSMPANSVYAGVPAKFICTIDEYGDKALRNNVMYPRELEKNRPQLDAYIKKNLPHTYKPVRLPKDKG